The following proteins are co-located in the Macadamia integrifolia cultivar HAES 741 chromosome 3, SCU_Mint_v3, whole genome shotgun sequence genome:
- the LOC122073724 gene encoding uncharacterized protein LOC122073724: METEMEIFHSSHPQHILKPSNSQVPFSCGGCKELGIGAKYECKQCEFNLHKACATALPVCTTHIFSKKCEFRFHEQPPGMKKRECNACMKDVLGFVYHCNGCDIDLHPCCANLPQVLDYEEHKLYLYHKLSRSCDKCGKKGSGLSYRSECKKYNYHVSCVKSWFMESWEANESQKKEEIIKENKKEVRELEIMKIPKHKGTLQRNDERKSTGGNKVWKVCKKIATAAVGIIVAAILGDPTAMIVAVVGAFMPK; encoded by the coding sequence ATGGAGACGGAGATGGAGATCTTTCACTCCAGTCACCCACAACACATCCTCAAGCCAAGCAACAGCCAAGTCCCCTTCAGCTGCGGCGGCTGCAAGGAACTCGGCATCGGCGCCAAATACGAATGCAAGCAATGCGAATTCAACCTACACAAGGCATGTGCCACGGCGCTTCCTGTCTGTACTACTCACATCTTCTCCAAGAAATGTGAATTCAGGTTCCATGAGCAGCCTCCTGGTATGAAGAAGAGGGAATGTAATGCCTGCATGAAGGACGTGTTAGGATTTGTTTACCACTGCAATGGGTGCGATATAGATCTTCACCCATGTTGTGCAAACCTCCCACAAGTCCTAGACTATGAGGAGCACAAATTATATCTGTACCACAAGCTCTCCAGATCTTGTGATAAATGTGGTAAAAAAGGTTCTGGTTTGTCGTATAGGTCTGAGTGTAAGAAGTACAACTATCATGTATCCTGCGTGAAGAGCTGGTTCATGGAGAGTTGGGAAGCTAATGAGTctcagaagaaagaagaaattattAAGGAGAACAAGAAGGAGGTGAGGGAGTTGGAGATCATGAAAATTCCAAAACATAAAGGGACGTTGCAGAGGAACGATGAGAGGAAGAGTACTGGTGGGAATAAGGTATGGAAGGTTTGCAAGAAAATTGCTACTGCAGCAGTTGGTATTATAGTTGCAGCAATTCTTGGGGACCCTACTGCTATGATAGTTGCTGTTGTTGGGGCTTTCATGCCCAAATGA
- the LOC122074059 gene encoding squamosa promoter-binding-like protein 14 — protein sequence MEDLGAQVAPPIFFHQGLPGRLCEVSPMLKKRDLPWRSTTLNHQAQHLFNSNSQHAKGEWNPLVNSNSQPAKGDWSPMVWDWDSSKFLARPSEAEVLQLGSSVVESGRKKDGDETFQVLKKSSVHEDGEKLALKLGGSLYSVDDSATRPNKRVRSGSPGTGSYPMCQVDDCRGDLSNAKDYHRRHKVCELHSKTIKALVGQQMQRFCQQCSRFHPLSEFDEGKRSCRRRLAGHNRRRRKTQPDDVSSRFMIPGSRENGGNGNLDVVNLLTILTRLQGNNIDRSANTPPIPEKDRLIQIISKINNSLPVAANSASWPPSESFDLNVSQPAPLDHSNKINGNTSSPSTTDLLTVLSAALAPSPDSLGITSQRSSHGSDDDKTKLNCVDQHASVTSQKESTSGFPLVGERSNSDFRSPIEISDCQIQESQPSLTFQLFSSSPEGDSPPKLESSRKYFSSDSSNPMEERSLSSSPVMQKLFPMQTSAEIMKLERASVSVEDNGTVEASSTRGWSSALELFKGPNGRVENGSVQIPPYQAGYASSSGSDHSPSSSNSDAQDRTGRIIFKLFDKDPSDFPGTLRTQIYNWLSHCPAEMESYIRPGCVVLSVYVSMPSTAWDQLQEDLLLRVNSLIQDPDSDFWRSGRFLVHTDRKLVSHKDGIVRLCKSWRTWSAPELVSVSPLAIVGGKETSLVLKGRNLTVPGTKIHCTYMGGYISKEVSGLPCEGIVYDNSSLEILKFTAGAPGVLGRCFIEVENSFKGNCFPVIIADDTICQELNVLESEFEEGTEHLQDFARPRSREDILHFLNELGWVLQGKSTPLRSEGLDSSYVRFKYLFTFSVDRGWCALVKTLLDILMEKHSGKDGVSKECMEALSEIHLLNRAVKRKCRSMVKLLVHYSLTSSNASKKYLFPPNLAGPGGVTPLHLAASMKDSEDLIDALTNDPQEIGLSCWASVQDANGQSPYAYASMRNNHSYNRIVARKLADRKHGQVTIAVGDELSLNKSWIMAKQAERQGIQSLQRRQSCTRCVALETRYKKRIAGAQGLIQRPYVHSMLAVAAVCVCVCILFRCLPDVGSVAPFKWENVLYGSI from the exons ATGGAAGACTTGGGTGCGCAAGTTGCTCCCCCTATCTTCTTTCATCAGGGACTTCCGGGTCGATTATGTGAAGTATCTCCTATGCTGAAGAAGCGTGATCTGCCATGGCGAAGCACAACTCTTAACCATCAAGCACAGCATCTGTTCAATTCCAATTCCCAACATGCCAAGGGTGAGTGGAACCCCTTGGTTAATTCCAATTCCCAACCGGCGAAGGGTGATTGGAGTCCCATGGTTTGGGACTGGGACAGTTCAAAGTTCCTTGCCAGGCCCTCGGAGGCGGAGGTTCTTCAGTTGGGGTCGTCTGTAGTTGAATCTGGAAGGAAAAAGGATGGGGACGAGACTTTCCAGGTTCTGAAGAAGAGCTCTGTTCATGAAGATGGTGAGAAACTCGCTTTAAAACTTGGTGGCAGTTTATATTCGGTCGATGACTCTGCAACGAGACCCAACAAACGAGTCCGATCTGGTTCTCCTGGTACTGGAAGTTACCCAATGTGTCAAGTAGATGATTGTAGAGGAGATCTATCCAATGCAAAGGATTATCACCGGCGACATAAGGTCTGTGAGCTTCACAGCAAGACCATCAAAGCACTTGTGGGGCAGCAGATGCAGAGGTTTTGCCAGCAGTGTAGCAG ATTTCACCCCCTTTCTGAATTTGATGAGGGGAAGAGAAGCTGTAGGCGTCGGCTCGCGGGGCACaaccgaagaagaagaaaaacacaacCAGACGATGTTTCCTCGCGGTTTATGATACCTGGAAGCAGGGAGAACGGCGGTAATGGGAACCTAGATGTTGTCAATTTGTTAACCATTTTAACTCGTCTCCAAG GGAATAATATTGATAGAAGTGCAAATACTCCACCAATTCCCGAGAAAGACAGGCTCATCCAAATTATTAGCAAGATTAATAATTCATTACCTGTTGCTGCTAACTCTGCTTCTTGGCCACCATCAGAAAGTTTTGACCTAAACGTTTCACAACCGGCTCCATTGGACCACTCTAACAAAATTAATGGCAACACATCTTCTCCATCAACCACAGATTTGCTTACTGTACTTTCAGCTGCATTAGCACCATCTCCTGATAGTCTTGGGATTACCTCTCAAAGAAGCAGCCATGGCAGTGATGATGATAAAACTAAATTAAACTGTGTTGACCAGCATGCTAGTGTCACCTCACAGAAAGAATCAACTTCAGGGTTCCCATTGGTTGGAGAGAGGAGTAACAGTGACTTTCGGTCTCCAATTGAAATTTCGGATTGCCAGATTCAAGAGTCTCAGCCAAGTCTGACATTCCAGCTTTTTAGCTCATCTCCTGAGGGTGATAGCCCGCCGAAATTGGAATCATCTAGGAAATATTTCTCCTCCGATAGCAGTAATCCCATGGAGGAGAGGTCACTGTCGTCATCACCTGTTATGCAAAAACTATTCCCAATGCAGACAAGTGCGGAAATTATGAAACTTGAGAGGGCGTCAGTCAGTGTAGAGGACAATGGTACAGTTGAGGCCAGCAGTACTCGTGGTTGGAGCTCTGCACTGGAACTCTTTAAAGGGCCAAATGGTAGAGTTGAAAATGGTTCAGTTCAAATTCCGCCATACCAAGCGGGCTATGCATCTTCTTCTGGGTCTGACCATTCACCTTCTAGTTCAAATTCTGATGCTCAA GATCGTACTGGGCGgatcatttttaaattatttgataAAGATCCTAGTGATTTTCCTGGGACACTGCGCACACAG ATATATAATTGGCTATCTCACTGTCCTGCTGAAATGGAGAGCTACATTAGGCCTGGTTGTGTGGTTCTTTCAGTTTATGTATCAATGCCTTCTACTGCCTGGGACCAG CTCCAGGAAGACCTCCTTCTGCGTGTCAATTCACTAATTCAGGACCCAGATTCTGATTTCTGGAGGAGTGGAAGGTTTCTGGTTCACACGGACAGGAAGTTGGTATCACATAAAGATG GAATAGTTCGTCTTTGCAAATCCTGGAGAACATGGAGTGCTCCTGAGCTAGTCTCTGTGTCTCCATTGGCTATTGTTGGTGGGAAGGAGACATCTCTTGTCTTGAAGGGTCGAAATCTGACTGTTCCAGGCACCAA AATCCATTGCACGTATATGGGAGGATACATATCAAAAGAAGTTTCTGGTTTGCCCTGTGAAGGCATAGTTTATGACAACTCAAGCTTGGAAATTTTGAAGTTTACTGCAGGAGCTCCTGGTGTTCTAGGCCGCTGTTTTATTGAG GTGGAGAATTCTTTCAAAGGGAACTGCTTTCCTGTTATCATTGCTGATGATACCATCTGTCAAGAACTGAATGTCCTTGAATCTGAATTTGAGGAAGGTACAGAACATCTTCAGGATTTTGCGCGGCCAAGATCTAGGGAGGATATTCTGCACTTCCTAAATGAACTTGGATGGGTTTTACAAGGGAAGAGCACTCCTTTGAGGTCTGAAGGTCTGGATTCCTCATATGTGAGGTTCAAATATCTCTTCACCTTCTCAGTTGATAGGGGCTGGTGTGCTCTGGTTAAGACTCTCCTGGATATACTCATGGAGAAACACTCGGGGAAGGATGGAGTATCGAAGGAATGCATGGAAGCACTCTCTGAGATTCATCTGTTAAACAGGGCAGTGAAGAGGAAGTGTAGGAGCATGGTTAAATTGCTAGTCCATTATTCTTTAACCAGCAGTAATGCCTCAAAAAAATACCTCTTCCCACCTAATTTGGCTGGACCAGGTGGTGTTACACCTCTGCATTTGGCTGCATCAATGAAAGATTCAGAGGACTTGATTGATGCTTTGACAAACGACCCACAAGAG ATTGGATTGAGCTGCTGGGCTTCAGTACAGGATGCGAATGGACAGTCTCCATATGCATATGCCTCGATGAGGAACAACCACTCATACAACAGGATTGTGGCTCGGAAGCTTGCTGACAGAAAACATGGTCAAGTCACGATAGCGGTTGGGGATGAGCTGTCCTTAAACAAGTCATGGATAATGGCCAAACAGGCTGAGAGGCAAGGGATCCAGTCATTGCAAAGGCGACAGTCTTGTACCAGGTGTGTGGCTTTGGAGACCAGATACAAGAAGCGAATTGCAGGTGCACAAGGGTTGATTCAGAGGCCCTACGTCCATTCAATGCTGGCAGTTGCTGCtgtctgtgtttgtgtgtgCATCTTATTCCGATGCCTCCCCGACGTCGGATCTGTTGCTCCCTTCAAGTGGGAGAACGTGCTATATGGTTCAATTTAG